The proteins below are encoded in one region of Flavobacteriales bacterium:
- the greA gene encoding transcription elongation factor GreA, translating to MAQITYLTKEGLQKLKDELKELKTVERPKISAQIAEARDKGDLSENAEYDAAKEAQGLLEMKIAKMEELVANSRLIDESQVDTSRVFILSKVKIKNVANGATFAYTLVAENEANLKEGKISVDSPIGKGLMGHEVGDTAEVKTPAGVMKFEILEISR from the coding sequence GGTTTACAGAAACTGAAGGACGAATTAAAAGAACTAAAAACAGTTGAACGTCCGAAAATTTCCGCGCAGATTGCAGAAGCCCGCGACAAAGGAGATTTATCTGAAAATGCAGAATATGATGCAGCGAAAGAAGCACAAGGTCTTTTGGAAATGAAAATTGCCAAGATGGAAGAACTGGTTGCCAATTCGCGCTTAATCGATGAATCGCAAGTGGATACTTCCCGTGTGTTCATTTTATCGAAAGTGAAAATTAAAAATGTAGCTAACGGTGCTACTTTTGCCTATACACTTGTTGCGGAAAATGAAGCCAATCTGAAAGAAGGAAAAATTTCGGTGGATTCACCAATTGGAAAAGGATTAATGGGGCATGAAGTAGGTGATACCGCAGAGGTAAAAACACCTGCCGGTGTGATGAAATTCGAAATCCTGGAAATTTCGCGTTAA
- a CDS encoding HIT family protein → MASIFSKIISGEIPSYKIAENDKFVAFLDVFPLVKGHVLVVPKKETDYIFDLSDEELSEILGFAKGVAHKMKKAIPCKRIGVSVIGLEVPHAHVHLVPMNTADDLNFTRPKLQLPKEELEEIADKIRKA, encoded by the coding sequence ATGGCCAGTATTTTTTCAAAGATTATTTCAGGAGAAATTCCATCGTATAAAATTGCAGAGAATGATAAGTTCGTTGCTTTTTTAGATGTGTTTCCATTGGTGAAAGGACATGTATTGGTTGTTCCCAAAAAAGAAACGGATTATATTTTTGATTTATCCGACGAAGAACTTTCTGAAATTTTAGGCTTTGCAAAAGGTGTTGCCCATAAAATGAAAAAGGCCATACCCTGCAAACGAATTGGAGTATCTGTAATTGGATTGGAAGTTCCGCATGCACATGTTCACCTGGTGCCTATGAATACGGCCGACGATCTGAATTTTACAAGGCCAAAACTTCAGCTCCCGAAGGAAGAATTAGAAGAAATTGCTGATAAGATTAGAAAAGCCTGA